CGCCGAGCTCAGGAGGCTCCTTCCCCCCTTGCAGTCGGAGGCCGCCGTCCTCCCCGCCTTCCCCATCCTCCCCGCGGCCAAGGAGGTGTTGGCCGAAACCCAGGTGGGCTACGGGGCCCAGGACGTCTCCGCCCACAAGGAGGGGGCCTACACGGGGGAGGTCTCCGCACGGATGCTTGCCGACCTCGGCTGCCGCTACGCCATCGTGGGTCACTCGGAGAGAAGGCGCTACCACGGGGAGACGGACGCCCTGGTGGCGGAGAAGGCCAAGAGGCTTCTGGAGGAGGGGATCACCCCCATCCTCTGCGTGGGGGAGCCCTTGGAGGTGCGGGAGAGGGGTGAGGCTGTGCCCTACACCTTGAGGCAACTCCTAGGGAGCCTCGAGGGGGTGGAGCCCCCCGGCCCCGAGGCCCTCGTCATCGCCTACGAGCCCGTGTGGGCCATCGGCACCGGGAAGAACGCCACCCCCGAGGACGCCGAGGCCATGCACCAGGAGATCCGCAAGGCCCTCGCCGAGCGGTACGGGGAGGCCTTCGCGAGCCGGGTGCGCGTCCTCTACGGGGGGAGTGTGAACCCCAAGAACTTCGCCGACCTCCTCTCCATGCCCAACGTGGACGGGGGGCTCGTGGGCGGGGCGAGCCTAGAGCTGGAAAGCTTCCTCGCCCTCCTCCGGATCGCGGGTTAGGGGAGTACCCGGATGGTCCCCTCCTGCGCCACCACGTGAAAGTGCCGGTCCAAGCTTAGGACCAGGCCCCCGTTCCGCTCGGCTACGGCGACGACCGCGGCGTCGGCAAAGCCCAAGGGCAGGTCCCGGTACCGGGCCACGAGCGCCCTGACCTAAGCACCCCACCGCGGCGAAAGCCGCGGTGGGGGCCCCAAAAGAACCCTCCCCGAGCCTTATTTCGGGCAACCCGTGTTGCGAAATCAACGTGCAACCACCTAGGGCAGGTCCTCTTCCCCGCACTCCAGGGAGAAGGCCCCGGCCTCGAGGTCTTGGAGGAAGGCCTCGAGGGCCGCAAGGCCCAGGCGCCTTTCCGCGAGGTAGGCGATCTCGGCGAGGATGCCCATAGGCCCCCGGGTAGGGACTAAGCGCCCGCACCTTGACTTCGCCATGTGAACCGGAAGTAGGCCTTTGCAAAGCCTCTTTTGGGGCCCCCGCTCCGGCCCAAGCCAGAGCAGGATACATAAAATGGCCCCGTGGCCCTGGAGCTTCCGGGAAACCCCCTGGCCCCCGCCCTCCGCCTCCTGGAGGAAGGGCGGGACCGGGAGGCGGAAGCCCTCCTCCAAACTTCCCAAGGAAGCCTCCCAGAGGCCGAGCGCCTGGCCCTTCTAGGCTTCGTAGAGGCCCGTAAGGGGAACCTTCGGGCCTACCGCGCCCTGGCCCTGGAGGCCGCCCGAAGGGCCCAGACCCCCCTCACCCTCTACCACCTGGGCCTGGCCCTCCCTCCAAAGGCGGGGGCCCTGGCCCTGGAAGAGGCCCTCCACCGCTTCCAGGGAGACCCCAAGGCCGAGGCCCGCCTCGCCTTCGCCCTGGCCCGCGCCCTAAGGGGGCTTGGCCGCCTCAGGGAGGCCCTGGGCTACGCCGCCCTGGCCCTTGCCCGGGGCTTTGGCCCCTCCGCCCTCCTGGAGTGGGCCTGGCTCGCCCTCCTCGCCGAGGAGGACCCTCCCCTCCCCGACCTCCTCCGGCAGGTGGAACTCCTGGCCCTGGAGAGAGGCACGGGGCTCTACGCCCGCTTCCTCATGGCCCACCTGCGCTTCCTCCAGGGGGAGGAGGCCTCGGGGAGGGCCTACCTGCGGAAGGCCCTGGAGGAGGCCCCTCTTCCCGCCCTTCCCTACCTCGCCCCCGCCGGGGTGCGCCTCCTGGGGAAGGAGGTCCTCCCCTTCCTCCAGGCGGCGAGGCCCTGGGCCAAGGAGCCCCTCACCCAGGCCCTCCTCGCCTTGGCCGAAGGGCTCTACCGGGAGGACGAGGAAGGGGTGGCCAAGACCCTGCCCCTCCTCCTGGAGGAGGTGGCGGAGGAGGCCATGCGGGGCCTCCTCTTCCTGGGAAGGCCCCACCCCCTCCTGGGAGAGCTCTCCCGGAGGGGGCAGGAGCTCCTCTGGGCCGCAAGCCCCTCGGCCCACTTCCAGGCCCTGGGGGAGCCAAGGCTTAACGGCGGGCCCCTCCCCCTGCGCCAGGCGGAGCTCCTCGTCCTCCTCCTCGCCCGGAAGGAGGGGTGGAAGGGGGAGGAGCTGGCTCTGGCCCTCTACGGGCGGTGCCTGGACGGAACTCGCCTCCGGAATCTGGTACCGGGAGGAGGAGGGGAGGGTTGAAATGGACTTTTCGCCACCCCTCTTCACCGAGGAGAGCGTGCAGAAGTTCGCTGCATACGCCCAAGGGAAAATGGCCCAAGCCATCCCCGAGGAAAAGGCATTCTGGGAGGAAGAGCTCCGCTTTGTAAAGGAGCAGCACGCTCTTTGGTTCAGATGAGGAGCTTGTGGTAAGCCTCCTGGAAAGGGCCTTCTTGGAGAGGATCCCTCTCCTCCTGAAGGAACCGCAGCGCCAGGAGCTTAGGGCGAAGCTGAGGGAAATCGTGAGGCAG
This region of Thermus thermophilus genomic DNA includes:
- the tpiA gene encoding triose-phosphate isomerase, yielding MRRVLVAGNWKMHKTPSEARVWFAELRRLLPPLQSEAAVLPAFPILPAAKEVLAETQVGYGAQDVSAHKEGAYTGEVSARMLADLGCRYAIVGHSERRRYHGETDALVAEKAKRLLEEGITPILCVGEPLEVRERGEAVPYTLRQLLGSLEGVEPPGPEALVIAYEPVWAIGTGKNATPEDAEAMHQEIRKALAERYGEAFASRVRVLYGGSVNPKNFADLLSMPNVDGGLVGGASLELESFLALLRIAG